The following coding sequences lie in one Populus nigra chromosome 15, ddPopNigr1.1, whole genome shotgun sequence genomic window:
- the LOC133673886 gene encoding FCS-Like Zinc finger 10-like isoform X1, with amino-acid sequence MLRKRTRSLKKDQQTGQLTMSDSGSESYFQPDNNMGHSHKANSFFTVPGLFVGLSHKGLSDCDSVRSPTSPLDSRMFSNIGNPHKSLRSSHGGQQKSWDCNKVGLSILDSLDDDDDDDGKGYGKVLQSSESKNILFGPRVRSKTANFQSHTDPFQAPKSLPRNFAIFPRTLTKSPLQKDSSDVLFEIGEGPFESEPFGRIRSCSLDSCRSFSSMSRLAVQNLKASSLNFSLDNITTQVDCPPQLLGGSSNTNNFSNTNLTYTPMSASSGNGFISSLSASEIELSEDYTCVISHGPNPKTTHIYGGCILECHSNDFSNFGKNKEKEIGLAQAATCSKIPSSFPSEDFLSFCYYCNKKLDEGKDIYIYRGEKAFCSLSCRSEEIMIDEELENTTSKSAVDVPTSSSWKGLFETGTIEAP; translated from the exons ATGTTGAGGAAGAGAACGAGGTCACTCAAGAAAGATCAACAAACGGGTCAGTTGACAATGTCTGATTCTGGTTCTGAGTCGTATTTCCAACCTGATAATAACATGGGGCACAGTCACAAAGCTAACTCTTTTTTCACTGTCCCTGGCTTGTTTGTTGGGTTAAGCCATAAGGGCTTATCAGATTGTGATTCTGTTAGGAGCCCTACATCTCCCCTGGATAGTAGGATGTTTTCAAACATAGGAAACCCCCATAAGTCCCTAAGGTCATCCCATGGTGGGCAACAGAAGAGCTGGGATTGTAACAAAGTAGGTTTGAGCATTTTAGATTCACttgatgacgacgacgacgatgaTGGGAAAGGATATGGCAAAGTTCTCCAATCATCAGAGAGTAAGAACATTCTTTTTGGACCCCGAGTGCGAAGTAAAACCGCTAATTTTCAATCCCATACCGATCCTTTTCAAGCACCAAAGTCATTGCCAAGAAATTTTGCAATTTTCCCTCGCACCCTCACCAAATCTCCCCTTCAAAAGGACAGCTCTGATGTTCTTTTTGAAATTGGAGAAGGTCCTTTTGAATCTGAGCCCTTTGGAAGGATTCGGTCATGTTCATTGGACTCTTGCAGATCATTTTCATCCATGTCTCGATTGGCTGTCCAGAACTTGAAAGCAAGTTCTCTGAATTTTTCCTTGGATAACATAACTACCCAAGTTGATTGCCCTCCCCAATTACTTGGAGGAAGCTCAAATACAAACAACTTTTCGAACACAAATTTGACTTATACCCCGATGTCGGCAAGCTCCGGCAATGGATTTATCAGTTCTCTATCTGCAAGTGAGATTGAGCTTTCTGAGGATTACACATGTGTAATTTCACATGGTCCCAACCCCAAAACAACTCATATCTATGGTGGCTGCATTTTGGAATGTCACTCTAATGACTTTAGTAATTTTGGCAAGAACAAAGAGAAGGAGATTGGATTGGCCCAGGCTGCTACTTGCTCAAAGATTCCAAGTTCATTTCCCTCTGAAGATTTCTTGAGCTTCTGTTACTATTGCAACAAGAAACTGGACGAGGGAAAAGATATTTACATATACAG AGGCGAGAAAGCATTTTGCAGTTTGAGTTGCCGTTCAGAGGAGATTATGATTGATGAGGAGTTGGAGAATACCACCAGTAAATCTGCCGTGGATGTTCCCACATCAAGCAGCTGGAAGGGGCTTTTCGAAACTGGCACCATTGAAGCTCCATGA
- the LOC133673886 gene encoding FCS-Like Zinc finger 11-like isoform X2 — MLRKRTRSLKKDQQTGQLTMSDSGSESYFQPDNNMGHSHKANSFFTVPGLFVGLSHKGLSDCDSVRSPTSPLDSRMFSNIGNPHKSLRSSHGGQQKSWDCNKVGLSILDSLDDDDDDDGKGYGKVLQSSESKNILFGPRVRSKTANFQSHTDPFQAPKSLPRNFAIFPRTLTKSPLQKDSSDVLFEIGEGPFESEPFGRIRSCSLDSCRSFSSMSRLAVQNLKASSLNFSLDNITTQVDCPPQLLGGSSNTNNFSNTNLTYTPMSASSGNGFISSLSASEIELSEDYTCVISHGPNPKTTHIYGGCILECHSNDFSNFGKNKEKEIGLAQAATCSKIPSSFPSEDFLSFCYYCNKKLDEGKDIYIYRLN, encoded by the exons ATGTTGAGGAAGAGAACGAGGTCACTCAAGAAAGATCAACAAACGGGTCAGTTGACAATGTCTGATTCTGGTTCTGAGTCGTATTTCCAACCTGATAATAACATGGGGCACAGTCACAAAGCTAACTCTTTTTTCACTGTCCCTGGCTTGTTTGTTGGGTTAAGCCATAAGGGCTTATCAGATTGTGATTCTGTTAGGAGCCCTACATCTCCCCTGGATAGTAGGATGTTTTCAAACATAGGAAACCCCCATAAGTCCCTAAGGTCATCCCATGGTGGGCAACAGAAGAGCTGGGATTGTAACAAAGTAGGTTTGAGCATTTTAGATTCACttgatgacgacgacgacgatgaTGGGAAAGGATATGGCAAAGTTCTCCAATCATCAGAGAGTAAGAACATTCTTTTTGGACCCCGAGTGCGAAGTAAAACCGCTAATTTTCAATCCCATACCGATCCTTTTCAAGCACCAAAGTCATTGCCAAGAAATTTTGCAATTTTCCCTCGCACCCTCACCAAATCTCCCCTTCAAAAGGACAGCTCTGATGTTCTTTTTGAAATTGGAGAAGGTCCTTTTGAATCTGAGCCCTTTGGAAGGATTCGGTCATGTTCATTGGACTCTTGCAGATCATTTTCATCCATGTCTCGATTGGCTGTCCAGAACTTGAAAGCAAGTTCTCTGAATTTTTCCTTGGATAACATAACTACCCAAGTTGATTGCCCTCCCCAATTACTTGGAGGAAGCTCAAATACAAACAACTTTTCGAACACAAATTTGACTTATACCCCGATGTCGGCAAGCTCCGGCAATGGATTTATCAGTTCTCTATCTGCAAGTGAGATTGAGCTTTCTGAGGATTACACATGTGTAATTTCACATGGTCCCAACCCCAAAACAACTCATATCTATGGTGGCTGCATTTTGGAATGTCACTCTAATGACTTTAGTAATTTTGGCAAGAACAAAGAGAAGGAGATTGGATTGGCCCAGGCTGCTACTTGCTCAAAGATTCCAAGTTCATTTCCCTCTGAAGATTTCTTGAGCTTCTGTTACTATTGCAACAAGAAACTGGACGAGGGAAAAGATATTTACATATACAG GTTGAATTGA
- the LOC133673722 gene encoding potassium channel KAT3 isoform X1, protein MSGSERRSPLPFPFRRRSSGDVTKNLASVSSSLLPAFGTVVDDGYLHLKKYVIAPYDRRYRWWQTFLVVLVVYSAWASPFELAFKKAATGALLPVDLVVDAFFAADIVLTFFVAYLDNSTYLLVDDHKKIAARYITRLLFPMDVASTLPFQIIYRIITGEMHEGEAFGFLNLLRLWRLRRVAELYKRLEKDTRFSYFYTRLMKLITVTLFAVHSAGCFYYWLAAHHKTAGNTWIGVQVKDFKHRSIWLGYTYSIYWSIVTLTTVGYGDLHAVNTGEKIFNMFYMLFNIGLTAYIIGNMTNLIVHAAVRTFAMRNAINQILRYASKNRLPEGLKEQMLAHMQLKFKTAELQQEEVLEDLPKAIRSSIALHLFHDVVASTYLFKGVSEDLLTQLVTEMKAEYFPPKVEIILQNEIPTEFYILVSGTLDVLVYTNGTEQVLSKIGPSDVAGEIGVVFNIPQPFTMRTKRLSQVIRLSHHHLKQMVQPHSEDGKTIISNFTQYMKDLKQEMQQEIPSLKELLGDTTVEQATANEELPSSDAVNSQRETNLEGTPEDSTSLASKYPTRVIIHGHHPNESPTGDTNGKLIHLPDSIEDLFNVAEKKFGKRGNKILMEDGSEVEELDALRENDRLFIFES, encoded by the exons ATGTCCGGATCGGAAAGAAGGTCACCGTTGCCATTTCCGTTTCGAAGGCGTTCGAGTGGAGACGTCACAAAGAACTTAGCCTCAGTTTCCAGCAGCCTCTTACCGGCTTTTGGAACTGTTGTTGATGATGGTTACTTACACCTGAAGAAGTATGTTATCGCTCCATATGATAGAAGATACCG GTGGTGGCAAACGTTCCTTGTGGTGTTGGTGGTATACTCAGCATGGGCATCTCCTTTTGAACTGGCTTTTAAGAAAGCCGCTACCGGAGCACTTTTGCCCGTAGATTTGGTGGTTGATGCCTTCTTCGCCGCTGATATTGTCTTAACTTTCTTTGTGGCTTATTTGGACAATTCGACCTATCTTCTTGTGGATGATCACAAGAAAATTGCAGCACG GTATATCACCAGGTTATTGTTCCCCATGGACGTAGCCTCAACTCTACCATTTCAAATCATTTATAGAATCATAACTGGCGAAATGCACGAAGGAGAGGCCTTCGGTTTCCTCAACTTGCTTAGGCTTTGGCGACTCAGGCGTGTGGCTGAACTCTACAAAAG GCTAGAGAAAGACACACGCTTCAGCTACTTTTATACCAGATTAATGAAACTAATCACT GTTACACTATTTGCGGTTCACTCGGCAGGATGCTTCTACTACTGGCTTGCTGCCCATCATAAAACAGCAGGCAATACATGGATTGGAGTTCAGGTTAAAGATTTCAAACACAGAAGCATTTGGTTGGGTTACACTTACTCCATTTACTGGTCAATTGTCACTCTAACCACTGTTGGCTACGGAGACTTGCATGCAGTAAACACAGGAgagaaaatttttaatatgttttacatGCTATTCAACATTGGCCTCACAGCTTATATAATCGGAAACATGACAAATCTCATTGTCCATGCTGCGGTCCGTACTTTTGCTATG AGGAATGCCATCAATCAGATATTAAGATATGCAAGCAAGAATAGACTCCCAGAAGGTTTGAAAGAGCAAATGCTAGCACATATGCAACTCAAGTTCAAGACAGCAGAGTTGCAGCAAGAAGAAGTGTTAGAGGACTTACCAAAAGCAATCAGATCCAGCATTGCTCTACATCTTTTCCATGATGTTGTTGCAAGCACCTACCTATTCAAAGGAGTTTCTGAAGATCTTCTTACCCAGTTG GTAACAGAAATGAAAGCAGAATATTTTCCACCTAAGgttgaaattattttacaaaacgaGATTCCCACAGAGTTTTACATCTTAGTATCTGGAACGCTG GACGTGCTGGTGTACACGAATGGAACAGAGCAG GTTTTGTCAAAGATAGGACCTTCAGATGTGGCAGGGGAAATAGGGGTTGTGTTTAACATCCCACAGCCTTTTACTATGAGGACCAAGAGACTTTCCCAGGTCATCCGGCTCAGtcatcatcatctcaagcaaATGGTGCAGCCCCATAGTGAAGATGGAAAAACAATTATCTCCAACTTCACTCAG TACATGAAGGACTTAAAACAAGAGATGCAACAAGAAATACCCTCTCTCAAGGAATTGCTGGGAGACACAACTGTAGAG CAAGCAACAGCAAATGAGGAGTTGCCAAGTTCTGATGCAGTAAATTCTCAAAGAGAAACAAATTTAGAAG GAACACCAGAAGATTCTACTTCATTAGCAAGCAAATATCCCACACGAGTGATAATACATGGGCATCATCCAAATGAAAGTCCAACGGGGGACACAAACGGAAAGCTCATACATTTGCCCGATTCTATAGAAGATCTATTCAATGTAGCAG AAAAGAAGTTCGGCAAGCGTGGaaacaaaattctcatggaGGATGGTTCAGAAGTGGAAGAATTGGATGCTTTAAGAGAGAATGATCgattgtttatttttgaatcttAA
- the LOC133673722 gene encoding potassium channel KAT3 isoform X2, with the protein MSGSERRSPLPFPFRRRSSGDVTKNLASVSSSLLPAFGTVVDDGYLHLKKYVIAPYDRRYRWWQTFLVVLVVYSAWASPFELAFKKAATGALLPVDLVVDAFFAADIVLTFFVAYLDNSTYLLVDDHKKIAARYITRLLFPMDVASTLPFQIIYRIITGEMHEGEAFGFLNLLRLWRLRRVAELYKRLEKDTRFSYFYTRLMKLITVTLFAVHSAGCFYYWLAAHHKTAGNTWIGVQVKDFKHRSIWLGYTYSIYWSIVTLTTVGYGDLHAVNTGEKIFNMFYMLFNIGLTAYIIGNMTNLIVHAAVRTFAMRNAINQILRYASKNRLPEGLKEQMLAHMQLKFKTAELQQEEVLEDLPKAIRSSIALHLFHDVVASTYLFKGVSEDLLTQLVTEMKAEYFPPKVEIILQNEIPTEFYILVSGTLDVLVYTNGTEQYMKDLKQEMQQEIPSLKELLGDTTVEQATANEELPSSDAVNSQRETNLEGTPEDSTSLASKYPTRVIIHGHHPNESPTGDTNGKLIHLPDSIEDLFNVAEKKFGKRGNKILMEDGSEVEELDALRENDRLFIFES; encoded by the exons ATGTCCGGATCGGAAAGAAGGTCACCGTTGCCATTTCCGTTTCGAAGGCGTTCGAGTGGAGACGTCACAAAGAACTTAGCCTCAGTTTCCAGCAGCCTCTTACCGGCTTTTGGAACTGTTGTTGATGATGGTTACTTACACCTGAAGAAGTATGTTATCGCTCCATATGATAGAAGATACCG GTGGTGGCAAACGTTCCTTGTGGTGTTGGTGGTATACTCAGCATGGGCATCTCCTTTTGAACTGGCTTTTAAGAAAGCCGCTACCGGAGCACTTTTGCCCGTAGATTTGGTGGTTGATGCCTTCTTCGCCGCTGATATTGTCTTAACTTTCTTTGTGGCTTATTTGGACAATTCGACCTATCTTCTTGTGGATGATCACAAGAAAATTGCAGCACG GTATATCACCAGGTTATTGTTCCCCATGGACGTAGCCTCAACTCTACCATTTCAAATCATTTATAGAATCATAACTGGCGAAATGCACGAAGGAGAGGCCTTCGGTTTCCTCAACTTGCTTAGGCTTTGGCGACTCAGGCGTGTGGCTGAACTCTACAAAAG GCTAGAGAAAGACACACGCTTCAGCTACTTTTATACCAGATTAATGAAACTAATCACT GTTACACTATTTGCGGTTCACTCGGCAGGATGCTTCTACTACTGGCTTGCTGCCCATCATAAAACAGCAGGCAATACATGGATTGGAGTTCAGGTTAAAGATTTCAAACACAGAAGCATTTGGTTGGGTTACACTTACTCCATTTACTGGTCAATTGTCACTCTAACCACTGTTGGCTACGGAGACTTGCATGCAGTAAACACAGGAgagaaaatttttaatatgttttacatGCTATTCAACATTGGCCTCACAGCTTATATAATCGGAAACATGACAAATCTCATTGTCCATGCTGCGGTCCGTACTTTTGCTATG AGGAATGCCATCAATCAGATATTAAGATATGCAAGCAAGAATAGACTCCCAGAAGGTTTGAAAGAGCAAATGCTAGCACATATGCAACTCAAGTTCAAGACAGCAGAGTTGCAGCAAGAAGAAGTGTTAGAGGACTTACCAAAAGCAATCAGATCCAGCATTGCTCTACATCTTTTCCATGATGTTGTTGCAAGCACCTACCTATTCAAAGGAGTTTCTGAAGATCTTCTTACCCAGTTG GTAACAGAAATGAAAGCAGAATATTTTCCACCTAAGgttgaaattattttacaaaacgaGATTCCCACAGAGTTTTACATCTTAGTATCTGGAACGCTG GACGTGCTGGTGTACACGAATGGAACAGAGCAG TACATGAAGGACTTAAAACAAGAGATGCAACAAGAAATACCCTCTCTCAAGGAATTGCTGGGAGACACAACTGTAGAG CAAGCAACAGCAAATGAGGAGTTGCCAAGTTCTGATGCAGTAAATTCTCAAAGAGAAACAAATTTAGAAG GAACACCAGAAGATTCTACTTCATTAGCAAGCAAATATCCCACACGAGTGATAATACATGGGCATCATCCAAATGAAAGTCCAACGGGGGACACAAACGGAAAGCTCATACATTTGCCCGATTCTATAGAAGATCTATTCAATGTAGCAG AAAAGAAGTTCGGCAAGCGTGGaaacaaaattctcatggaGGATGGTTCAGAAGTGGAAGAATTGGATGCTTTAAGAGAGAATGATCgattgtttatttttgaatcttAA